ctcttcaggacaaggattggattctggctatggaagaagaattgaatcaattctccaagaacgatgtttggagcctagtgaagaagcctgagagtgtccatgtaattggaacaaaatgggtattcagaaacaagctgaatgagaaaggagatgtagtcagaaacaaggcaaggctagttgctcaaggctacagccagcaggaaggaatagactacactgaaacatttgctccagtagcaagactggaggcaatcagactgttgatctctttttcagtgaatcacaacatagttctacatcagatggacgtgaagagtgccttcttaaatggttatatttcagaggaagtctatgttcatcaacccccaggttttgaagatgagaagaagccagaccatgtgttcaaattgaagaagtcactctatggtctgaagcaagctcccagagcatggtatgagagactcagctcattccttctggagaatgagtttgtaaggggtaaagtagatacaactcttttttgcaagacttataaagatgatatcttaattgtgcaaatttatgttgatgatattatatttggttctgctaatcaatctctatgcaaagaattttctgagatgatgcaggctgaatttgagatgagtatgatgggagaattaaagtactttctgggaatacaagttgataaaaaccagaaggaacatatatccatcagagcaagtacactaaagaacttctgaagaagttcaatatgctggaatctacagtggccaagactccaatgcatcctacatgcattctggagaaagaagataaaagtggtacagtatgtcagaagctctatcgtggcatgataggttcacttctatacttaactgcatctagaccagacatactatttagtgttcatttatgtgctcgtttccaatcagatccaagggaaacccacttaactgctgttaagaggatcctaaggtatctgaaaggcaccactaaccttggcttgatgtataagaaaacatcagagtataagctttcaggttattgtgatgctgattatgctggagatagaacagagagaaaaagtacttctggaaattgtcaatttctgggaagcaatctagtctcatgggcaagcaagaggcaatcaaccattgcaatatcaactgcagaggcagaatatatctcagcagcaatatgcagcactcagatgctctggatgaaacatcagctggaggattatcagatccttgagagcaatatcccaatctattgtgataacactgctgcaatttcattgagtaagaatcctatcttgcattcaagggcaaagcacattgaggtaaagtatcactttattagagattatgtacagaagggcgtacttcttctgaagtttgttgatactgaccatcaatgggcagatatctttacaaagcccttagcagaggatagatttaattttattctgaaaaatctgaacatggacttttgtccagagtaaagatggatcagaacctctgactatgatacttcttgatcagaagatgtctagtccagaaggtaactcaatcagagtgtgtgtacccattggtactgactctgaagctgagacaacaacacgtgtgtcagtatttctgatgcatagttccttgtgcccgtgtgacagtctgtcatgttgcgtgtagatgtgcttctctcctgtgtgtgatatgtgtatttactgttactatctatctttaattttcaaccgttgatttgaaatcgctttttgaatcaacaacggttatttgtcaaaacccactatacacacacgatctccttcactttcggtttttactctctctctcttgctatttcaaaaccgcttatcctcgatttctctctcgatctctcttcatctttcaaccttcatcttctacctaaaccttcaaccgctccaaaaatggtgagtcaaaccagaagagctactgcaaatgcaacccagttccctcatatggtagttggtctagcaacaggtcaaaggggtcctgagaatccgactcaagatcaaggtcaagctcaagagcagattatttcgattgcagaacggggctgtgccgttcactgcgtatatgctcctgaggaacttcaagtactggcagaatggagattcgaccttgacaaccttgctacaaatgggtatgatcttcgtcctgaagtccaagttcaaggttggggaaattacttcaacaggcttcgaggaccggtgtatgacaaactgatcaaggaattctggaagcacgccgactgcgatgatactcaggtggtatctcacattcttggaagaaagatcatcattacagagaaggctttcgtgaacctgctgggtgcagaaactgctcttgggtatcgtttccaattcactgaatcgaagctgaaacccaagacgaaggatgagaccaacaaggccttgtacaccaattacaaaccgggcaagactaattacaaagtgatggaccttcatcccaagctcaggatctggcacaagattttgctccactgcataaaccagagaccaaagggcagttccccagactacatcaacttcaaccagaaggcgatgttgttcttcatccaagacaagaagaagatctgccttccctacttcctgttctcctacttgaaggagtgtatccggaagtctcgtaccactgcctccatcaagtcagcaatcaagtatattccctttgggagactgttgtctgatctcttcattgagagtggcctcattcaagatctagtaaatgctggatgcacagaggatctgaccaccattgtcagtgatgtcttcactgcgaattctctaaagaaaatgggcctagtaaagaagaagattgacttgaagctgaggctgaagctcttagatgccaagcacttgcacccgtagtttttactcttgctgcttctgcttccactccagctcctcatgctgctcagaatgttccttctagttctacccagccaaactcgtccagactcgacattgtggaacaacgtcttgacactcatgagtctctgctgattgaaatgaagcaaatgatgatggaacttctgcgtcgatctgataaaccctagctttaggatctcttcgctttgatttcttttcctttatctatgttttatttcgttaacctctagctctttcttattaatctttactttgttcgtttgtgattatctatgcatatatatatatatatatatatatatatatatatatctgacattatgtttgcaaattattttttattattattcatcataaacgcttttacatcatacattatctttctttttcctaaaatcctagaatggaggatccctcctcattcttctgcactcctggcgctgctctgacctctccttctccagacgctccagtgcatactggatgttgttgagcctgtcttttagctcatccctctccagaatctcttctgcagtcttgagcttcttttcaaaaatctctttttcttccagcagcttgagttcaagctggctgagttcttgcacctcctccacgaaggcaagaaattccctcaagtctctcttcaactctggacgcaggtcctcctccagcagtgtccgtgttagctctgagatggtctttgtaccctctggatgcctaatgttcaggaacaagtcctcctcaaaggccttccttctcagctcttctagtgctacgatgtatgatgccattttttttactgaaaattgctcgagttgtgaagcttacctctctctccaacgctttatataggcttcactttctctctgaaagttaatgctcctacagtttctcgaggttaagttcttggtaactgaccctcctctttactcccttggccggtggtaaacgttcttatcttgcattaactcttctatttatttcgcctaactctgattcttgcatcgttttcattttctttaaacttagaccttctctaagggggagtaccttgtacttcaagctaagtttttcacaccccaagctttttgcttatgacaaaaaggaggagtaaacccagtttttgatgtgtaagatgtgttagtgtgatttatttttcttttggagaatttaagagttccacctttatgaccatagatgtgtcactgggcaaatacaaggaatacatttcacttcttctgaagtgattctaatttgactctgatacccaagactctgataccttgtccgtgactctgattacttatgcgctctgattactctattttcatctatgtcataagtttttcactctgaactcctatatcatttagctcagaatctagactttactaatgttttcatcaagtattagattcagggggagctaagctcagaatcaagcagtgacttgaattcagaatgagcaagataaactattcacatcaggataagtcttattctatatctctaaactctgagtgaattcagtttaatgtttaagaattgttcatcaaaaatcttagttttgtcatcatcaaaaagggggagattgtaagatcaagttttgatctagtagtacaactctatgttttgatgattacaagttaaccttttgatatgaacaattgtggtactctaacgtgtttttctgagtgtgctatttacaggctctgacctcaactcaatctcacacaaatcagaaacactgtgttaaagagcgacccaagcaacgctttcgcattcaccatgttcagtatgaacagtggaaaagcttcagaagttctgaagttatacaaactctgatgtggactcagtcactagaagttctgaagatccagaaagtctgataaccaagaaacactgaaggctcagatattctgatggtgtagaagactctgaagatccagaagctgattagtaaaattctgatgtccagaagcaagatactctgaagaccatgtacttccctctgagttcagaatcagaagaaacaatggtcagaggatctgggctttccctctgactctgatcaaccggcttcacaagttccaacatgaagctttctcctgatcagaagtctcctaggtttaaaggtcaagtcgctatccaagtacaaaagcaactgtacctccctgacgacctacctaacagtctcagacatagcagaagctggattttccagaactgccctccaacggtagcatttcccatgcaacgctcaaccctaatccttggagtatataaagaggctgaaaactgaaagaagcggctagaagcattcacatacgcgcaagacaatttcaaattcttctaagctttctttcatctgaaattcattgagtttactattagctttttagaagcaaatctcttgtaaacaattctttgataaacagtttgtttagttcctttaggagatcaaggttgatcggatcctagagaagactaagagagtgaatcttagtgtgagctaagtcagtgtaattgttagtcacttgtaggtttcaagtgcagttgtaactcttacctgattagtggattgccttcattctaagaaggaagaaatcaccttaacgggtggactggagtagcttgagtgatttatcaagtgaaccaggataaaatccttgtgtgcttttctatctcttatctttagcacttaagttctcgaaagatttgtcaaaatctttaaggtggaagctttatcttgaaaacgttattcaaaccccccctttctaccgtttttcataccttcaattggtatcagagcgcaagttctgattaccacacctaacagtgttcagtgatccgggccggtgtgaaaaacaatggctgccaccaccagtgaaactcaaagagatggttacaatgcaaagcctcctatgttcgacggtcaaaggttcgaatattggaaagatagactggaaagtttctttctgggtttcgatgcagatctctgggatattattgtggatggctacgagcgtccagttgatgcagatggcaagaagatcccaaggtcagaaaTGACtgtagatcaaaagaagctgtactcacaacatcacaaagcaagagcaatttcTCTAATATGAATtgttacttaaaaaaaaaaggataatcTAGGATAATATATAAAGGGGATAGTTCGTTTTCCCTTCCAcaacatctatatatattttaaacaaAATTCAGAAGCATGGCTATAGGTGATAGGCATGGatttaaaatttttgaaaaaatcataaatcacttaaatagttaaaaattataaatcacTTAAATagttaaaacaaaaaacaataattttaaaggtttaacAGATTCATAAGGAGTAGTATATATTGGAAGTTGTtgttgagaaaattataataagaTTTAATGTTATATCCATTAGATTGTTATAGGAATTACATTAACCTTAGAAGTTTCTATCAAATATCCCCCTACTCATATGCCATACAATGGAAAACATAGCCACCCAATTTAATACacgtttttttttaatcctataccttttttcttaataaatatCCAACCTTATAATTTAATCCATTTGTTAAATTAATCCTTATTGAAAAAGATACTTTTAGAAACACGTTATACAACTTCTAAAAATGCATTGCACGCTtcaattatctatatatataatttaaacaataataagAACCACATATTTGAATTTAGGAGTGCAAGGTGATTGAAGCTTGGaattaaattgtaaaaaatatgaaaagattaaaacttcttcttcattccatgAAAAGCAACATTACACATAATGCAAGCATTCCTTGCAATTCTTCAACGTTAGAAGCACATAGATATGATACTTGACCAACCCATCGATACAAACAACCCCATATTGAGAACACTCCAAAGTCTGATAACATAAACACAAATATCAAGCCTAATTAGAAAAGAGGACTACACCCTGACAATATAAACAATGTGGCTGACAGCATTGGTAAAACGGAATCGGAGCCTATCACTTGCGCCTATGTCGTTATAATCGCAAAAACTACTCCATCCATGTCCCATCCTTGCATTTTCGGAATTTGGGAGAAGGCTCATGTGAAATTCTCCTGGATATAGGTTAGGACCGACAAAATACCACTTATCAACCCCGGCTTGTCTGATATATGTAGCAGCATTTTCGGGGACATGctgcatttaaaaaaaaatatagaatatgTATGAGATCAGAGGAAAGCTTTAGTAtgaaacaaagatgaaaaaaCTATCTTTGGTAAATTACGAAATTCATATATCAACAAACAGTTAAAAAAAAGAACTCATAACTTGATTTAATGAGAACCACTCGTGAGTGACCTGGatatcaaattcaaattcatagGTAGTTTCCTGAACCACAGTTTGTTCAGGAACATCAAGATTCATTTCACCCACTTGAAACGAAATTTGATCATCATCTGATAAAAAAATAGGTTCAGAAATTTCAGGAGGAAAAGTTGAAGGATTTCCCTGATACAAAGGAGGGCCTTGAGAGGACTGTCCAGCAAACCTAAAGTCAGGATAAAAGTCCAGAACACCAAGAGAATCGGTCTCATGATCCACGCTCCAGTCTATAGGAGGAGGACCTCCAGACACTTGTATTTCCTTGTGGTTTGAATCACGAACATCAATTTTGAAGATTGAATCATCAACCTCATGGAACCAAATTGTGCAATTCCCCTCCAAGTTGTAGTATTGCCTCAATTCATACCAACCTGTTGTTAGGCGAGGCCTTTGCTCATTCATGTTAAAGCCAACAGTATGTTGCTTCATCGCATCATCAATTAGAACCCATTGTGGCTTTAGATTGTTGATGTTTTTCCTCACCTAAGCACGACTCAGTTCACCCTCCCTCTGTAAAAAGGCAAAATTAATAAGAGGAAGagaatggaagaaaatgaagaacatTGAAAGGATTTAGCAAACTTTGATTTACCTCTAAATAGCAACAAATTAAGGAAGGAGGAGGGActtaagaaaaattatttttataataggAAATTAGGGAATTATATATAATGAAATACAaaaatttgagttaaataatattaaacacTGTTATTACTTAGAAATTTTGACCAATAAACAAGAGTAATCTATTAACTCAAATTCGCATTTTGGGTTGTTAAGTTGTTATAGAAACTCAAAGTATTAAAATAATCCAATTTATCTTACATATGAATTCAATATCTCATAAACGAATTTCAATATTTCTACCTGAAattgatataaaataaaattatgtgcGTGAGgtccaattttgaattttttttattaagttgATAACATTCATGTGGAAGGAAGAAACAACATCCAATCTTTATTTGATTTGATAATGCTTTAAcaattaaaaatagcatttgaCCTCACTGATCACCCAACGTTAGTTTTTATTGAAACATAGATTCAAATTATGATTTCAATTGATAATATCCTTAGCTGTTTGACAATATCAAAAGCAAATATTTTTGCAATAATTTCATCGTTATACACAAAAAAATAACTCGTATGTAAAATACTAATCTAAGGTAAATATAACAAATGCTAATTAATAGATCAACTTATGGAAAAAGGGAACATTGCATAAGATAAACGGTGCATCCGATCATCGGATGAAAAAGTCAAGTACATCCCTTAGAGGGCAAAATTGAAAGGATCTTCAAAATGACAAACTACAAAATCATAATGAAAATTCGCATAACACCATCAATGGCTCATAGAGCCAGCAAAAAAcatcaaaaaaacaaaacacttTTGAATAGACATAAACTCTCTcaaattttctctttcttgaccatcttcagaggcttcttgtTGTCAGAAATAGGATTTGCTTCAGGGCTAGGACGTTTAGCAGGAGGAGAATCATTGCTTTCCACATGAAGAGGTTTCTCAGAAATCACATTGTAAGGTAGGGAAGCTTTGATGACACCCTCCGTTTCAACATTAAGAGCTTTGTCctgcagtaaaaaaaaaaaattggataagttacttatataatattaaagggTGTAACTAAAATCTTAATAAATTTCTCACATGAGATAACACAAACCTGAACATTCTTTTTAGAAGAAGCAGAAACGTTCTTTTTAGAAGCCACTGATTTCATTTTTTGTGGGACTTTGACCTCCTTATCCTGAGCCTTAATTGGTGTAATATTAAACGTTAGAAagataatataataaaatattaataagaTTTAGATCCAACTCAAGAAACTAAAAAGTGCAAAGGAAATTTCAGGACCAGATCATCGTGCTTAGTTGCTGAAAGCTCAGTATTTTCTAGCGGGGATGATCCATTAACACCACTAACTGATTTAGAAGAGGCTTCAACAGCAGCAGGTTCATTGATCAAGTTAGATGGATCGCAGGCTGTAGAAGAACCACCGGGAGCACCATTCGAATCCTTACAAACATCAAGATACTGTAATGGAAGAAGATAACACTATATTATATTAAGTAAATGTTCAAAAAATGCATTCAGAGTAAAATCAAATACGATTCTAACATCTTTTTTAGGTAGAATTTCTGCCTTTCCCTTGTTGGATTTCTTTTGGGTTTCGAACTGCATCTTCAGTTCAGAAACAGGAGCCAACACTATAGAACCTTCTTGACAACCTCTACTTATATCAACAGCAGGGGAATTGTTTGAAGAAAGCCCACCTGCAACATTAAAATCTTCATTAAGAtcctaatttcataaaaaaaagcaaattaGATAAAAAATCATACTAATGaaagaaacaaaatcaaaaaatcaGGTAAGATGTACAAAACCTTAGCAAAACTTGAAGAAGATCCTTGGCCAACATTCCCTGAGCTAGGAGTTGTTAAAAGCATATAGGGAGGAGAGCTTTCTAAGTGGGGATTTGCGTTCTTAAACTGGGAAATGACTTCAGGATCAGAACAAATTCTCTTCACCTTATAAGATGACTCAAACCATGTGTTGGAACTGTTGTCAACTTCAATCTTGAATAAAAATGACTTATCAATCAAACTCATAATCTCCGACGGAACCTGAGAATCGCTAGGGTCCTGgaattgaaaatataatttagTTAGAGAAAAAATAGTACAAATTTAATTGAAAAGTAGTGGATTTAGGTATATCTGAAATAACCTTATGGCATTTTTCAACCAATTCAGAACATGGCTTATTAAGAAGGTTGTTGTCCTCTTGATCAAATAAAACAAAGGTTGTCGAATCTTTAGCATCCATAACCCTCAAACGAATTTTGTATTTAGGAATTGCAGTAACAACATGGCGAACACAGGCTTCACAAAAGTACATGTCCTCAGCTGGGTACACCTTTTTGTTACACTTGCAAGCAGGGTAATACCAACTGTTGTCATCAGGAATGAATTTAACAGTGGCAAACACAACACAAACAGATTTCTCACGATAAGAAATTAGAAAAAGTCAGGGAAATGGAAAAAAACACTATAAATCAACACCAAACcaacaaataaaaaacaaaataaaataaacaaacctCAGTCAAATCTTTAATCTGCTCAATGATTTTCCCTTCATTTTGTTTTAGAAAATCCTCTGCTGGAGATAGTTTTGCCGAATCCTGAAGCTGGCAAATGACCTTAGCAGCAGGGCCATTAGCCTCAAAAAACCTTTCTCGAATTGGACCAGCTTCATCAATAGCAAGATTAAAAAGATTTTGGGTTGCCCCATACACGTTTTGAATGCTAGGCCTCCCTGTGAATTACAAAAAAGAGGAAGTTAGAATCTAAGGACGCCATACGAATTTAATTAAGGAGAATGATTTACAAAAGAACAAACaaacgaaaaacaaaaaaaaaacatttaaaagGTTTTATCTTCGCAAATTGGACAACAACTACAGCGTTCGTCATATCCCCAGAAGCCAATTGCCCAACAATTTCATCCacatattttccaaaaaaagCTGCCTCGACACGAACTCtaagcaaaagagaaaaaaccAAATCAATAAACACCACATAAGATAATTGAATCAAAATTATGGTACAGATTTACACATACCCTTCCTGTTCAATTTCTAGTGTGATCCTCTTTTGCACTTTACCATGCTTCTCAAACTCCTGCTCACCAGAGGAGCCAGTCAAGATACCTATGACATCtggaaaaaataaaacttttaGAGGGCCATAACAACGTTtatataatgtaaaaaaaaaaacaaaaaaaacataataacaataaaatcacaacgattctatatataatatattaacagaaaaaacaaaaattaaaataacaaaaaaattacgTATAAAGATAACAAAAAGAGCAATAATCAAATTAAGTGGtgaataatttatatattgaaAGAAGAATGAATCAAAAAATAAACAGataaaatatcaaaaaataaataaacagatAAAATCTACCTATGAGGAAGGATGTGTCAGGATCCTTGAAGACAACATCAGATAGAGGCATGAAGGTAAAAGGTTTTCCTGTGATGGGGGTGTTAGCCATAAGCCTAACACTGGTATGCATTTGAAAATTAACCTTGTATGGATGAGAGGTCGTCCTGAAATCACCGTTGTTCTCACAAACACCAAAAAATGATATCTGGTATACACGGCCCTCAAGCAACTGATTCTTGAATCGGTAGACTAAAGTACGCCGGATTGAAGCATGTATTTTGCAGCcctaaataaaaacaaaaaaagacgttaaaaaaatattctcaAAACATAAACCCATAAACATTGAGGAATATAGGGTAAAAATGAAACCTTGGAGTCCATCAAAACCATCTCCAACGATGAAGGTAGCTTAGATCCAGAGTAGCTAGGAGTTAACCACAACCTTACAACCTTCACAACAATGACCCAAGTTTCTTTGGAAGCATCAATCTTGGACACATCATCAACTCGGAGAGACATTTCAAGAGGGGATGAAGAACAAATTATGAAGAAGATAAACTCTTAATTCAGAAGGGATTGTGGATGAGGGCATCACAACACAACTACTTATATAGAAGACTCTACATGGGTTGAAACCTTtgaattttcatttcaaaataaGAATTGGAAACAACAAAATAAGGGGGGATGAACAAACAATTATTGGGCACATATAGAGAAAATCAAAACACAAAGTCCCAATATTCATTAAAGGggcgtgaaaaaaaaaacagggaaTGGAGAATGGAATGTTGAGCCAATAAATGGAGGatgatgaatttgaaatatattgTGTTAATAAGGAATAGGGGTTCATGTGTATAAACGTGAAGACATAATGGGAGAAAGAGAATAAAAGAAGGGAGATAAAatagatgaaattaaaattaaatattcttTATTTTAATTACTTAGTGGGCGGTTTAAATAATACATAGGGAATGTAGAAATACAAATAAAGGAGGCTGAATAATTAAATCATTTTCgaatataa
This is a stretch of genomic DNA from Lotus japonicus ecotype B-129 chromosome 1, LjGifu_v1.2. It encodes these proteins:
- the LOC130746115 gene encoding uncharacterized protein LOC130746115, encoding MALLLSWYYPACKCNKKVYPAEDMYFCEACVRHVVTAIPKYKIRLRVMDAKDSTTFVLFDQEDNNLLNKPCSELVEKCHKDPSDSQVPSEIMSLIDKSFLFKIEVDNSSNTWFESSYKVKRICSDPEVISQFKNANPHLESSPPYMLLTTPSSGNVGQGSSSSFAKDLNEDFNVAGGLSSNNSPAVDISRGCQEGSIVLAPVSELKMQFETQKKSNKGKAEILPKKDYLDVCKDSNGAPGGSSTACDPSNLINEPAAVEASSKSVSGVNGSSPLENTELSATKHDDLVLKFPLHFLVS
- the LOC130732036 gene encoding uncharacterized protein LOC130732036 encodes the protein MHTSVRLMANTPITGKPFTFMPLSDVVFKDPDTSFLIDVIGILTGSSGEQEFEKHGKVQKRITLEIEQEGVRVEAAFFGKYVDEIVGQLASGDMTNAVVVVQFAKIKPFKCFFFVFRLFVLL